The proteins below come from a single Halostagnicola larsenii XH-48 genomic window:
- a CDS encoding glycoside hydrolase family 43 protein: MRHHPVVWDPNRSDAQYQNPIVYADYSDPDVVRVGDDFFMTASSFNAVPALPILHSRDLVNWRIVNHAIDELPPAFDRPQHGNGVWAPSINYHNGTFYIFYGDPDRGVYMTKTDDPRGRWSDLTLVHEAEGWIDTAPFWDDDGNAYLVHAFAKSRAGINSVLHIAPMATDGTHLTGESREVFDGHDDHPTIEGPKLYERDGTYYIFAPAGGVSDGWQTVLRSDDIYGPYNDRVVLAQGNSDVNGPHQGAWVDTDSGEDWFIHFQELDPYGRIVHLQPLSWNDGWPVIGRDEDGDGTGEPVQTHEKPDVSADVLPTMVPQTSDDFDTARLGLQWQWHGNPQFGWYSLTYRPGALRLFPRSAEGAENLWSVPNLLLQKFPAPAFTATTEIQCELQEQAGHGGLLVMGEEYAYLSVRRTADGAELIQGRNTAPSDGGPDTVDERIPLQPPSTRLRATVEEGGRVQFAYATGDADFEPIGTPFQAQQGRWIGAKIGLFAVQSDESTAADGYCDFEYFQVEE, encoded by the coding sequence ATGAGACACCACCCCGTGGTGTGGGATCCGAACCGAAGCGACGCCCAGTACCAGAATCCGATCGTCTACGCTGATTACTCTGATCCCGACGTGGTCCGCGTCGGAGACGATTTCTTTATGACAGCCTCGAGTTTCAACGCCGTTCCGGCACTTCCGATCCTCCACTCGCGCGACCTCGTGAACTGGCGCATCGTAAACCACGCGATCGACGAGCTACCGCCCGCCTTCGATCGTCCACAACACGGCAACGGCGTCTGGGCACCCTCGATCAACTACCACAACGGGACGTTCTACATCTTCTACGGCGATCCCGATCGCGGTGTCTACATGACCAAGACCGACGATCCCCGCGGTCGGTGGTCTGATTTGACTCTCGTCCACGAGGCCGAGGGATGGATCGACACGGCGCCGTTCTGGGACGACGACGGAAACGCGTACCTCGTTCACGCGTTCGCGAAGAGCCGCGCTGGAATCAACAGTGTCCTCCACATCGCGCCGATGGCGACGGATGGGACGCACCTCACCGGCGAGAGCCGCGAGGTGTTCGATGGCCACGACGACCATCCGACGATCGAAGGGCCGAAGCTGTACGAGCGCGACGGGACGTACTACATCTTTGCACCGGCCGGCGGCGTGAGCGACGGGTGGCAGACGGTCCTGCGCTCAGACGACATTTACGGTCCCTACAACGACCGGGTAGTTCTCGCCCAGGGAAACTCAGATGTCAACGGACCGCATCAGGGAGCCTGGGTTGATACGGACAGCGGTGAGGACTGGTTCATCCACTTCCAAGAACTCGACCCGTACGGCCGCATCGTTCATCTCCAGCCCCTCTCCTGGAACGACGGGTGGCCCGTCATCGGTCGCGACGAGGACGGCGACGGCACGGGCGAGCCGGTCCAAACGCACGAGAAACCCGACGTCTCTGCTGACGTGCTCCCTACGATGGTGCCCCAGACTTCCGACGACTTCGACACAGCCCGTTTGGGACTCCAATGGCAGTGGCACGGGAATCCCCAGTTCGGCTGGTATTCGCTCACCTATCGCCCCGGCGCGCTCCGCTTGTTCCCCCGGAGTGCGGAGGGTGCTGAGAACCTGTGGTCCGTCCCGAATCTCCTCCTCCAGAAGTTCCCAGCTCCGGCGTTCACGGCGACGACGGAGATCCAGTGTGAACTCCAAGAACAGGCCGGACACGGCGGGCTGCTCGTGATGGGCGAGGAGTACGCCTACCTCAGCGTTCGTCGGACAGCCGACGGTGCCGAACTGATACAGGGTCGCAACACCGCACCGTCGGACGGCGGCCCCGACACGGTGGATGAGCGGATACCACTCCAGCCCCCGTCTACGCGCCTCCGAGCGACCGTCGAAGAGGGTGGCCGTGTTCAGTTCGCGTACGCGACGGGAGACGCCGACTTCGAGCCGATCGGTACGCCGTTTCAGGCTCAGCAGGGGCGTTGGATCGGTGCAAAGATCGGGCTGTTCGCAGTTCAGTCGGATGAATCCACAGCGGCAGACGGATACTGCGACTTCGAGTACTTCCAAGTCGAAGAGTAA
- the psmB gene encoding archaeal proteasome endopeptidase complex subunit beta translates to MRTPTHDSKFSRTVDQLADDPDPYGPELGSMPQNDISSADLDNVNKTGTTTIGITTADGVVIATDMRASLGGRFVSNKNVQKVEQIHPTAALTMVGSVGGAQSFISSLRAEVNLFETRRGDSMSINALATLAGNFARGGPFFAIHPILGGVDEEGSHVYSIDPAGGVMEDDYTVTGSGMQLAYGHLEQTYEEGLSNDEATTIAAQGIKSAAERDTGSGNGVFLCEITEDGVDIQGHNDFEEVI, encoded by the coding sequence ATGCGAACACCAACACACGACTCGAAGTTCTCCCGGACGGTCGACCAGTTGGCGGACGACCCGGACCCGTACGGGCCGGAACTCGGTTCGATGCCACAGAACGACATCTCGAGCGCTGACCTCGACAACGTCAACAAGACCGGCACGACAACGATCGGCATTACGACGGCCGACGGTGTCGTCATCGCGACGGACATGCGCGCGAGCCTCGGCGGTCGATTCGTCTCGAACAAGAACGTCCAGAAGGTCGAACAGATCCACCCGACCGCGGCGCTGACGATGGTCGGCAGCGTTGGCGGCGCACAGTCGTTCATCTCGAGTCTCCGCGCGGAGGTCAACCTCTTCGAGACCCGCCGCGGCGACAGCATGAGCATCAACGCGCTCGCGACGCTCGCGGGCAACTTCGCTCGAGGCGGCCCGTTCTTCGCGATTCACCCGATTCTGGGCGGCGTCGACGAGGAGGGAAGCCACGTCTACAGCATCGACCCCGCGGGCGGCGTCATGGAAGACGACTACACCGTTACCGGCAGCGGGATGCAACTCGCCTACGGTCACCTAGAGCAGACCTACGAGGAAGGGCTCTCGAACGACGAGGCGACCACCATCGCGGCACAGGGAATCAAGTCCGCGGCCGAGCGCGACACCGGCTCGGGTAACGGTGTCTTCCTCTGTGAGATCACCGAGGACGGCGTCGACATTCAGGGCCACAACGACTTCGAAGAAGTAATCTAA
- a CDS encoding ABC transporter ATP-binding protein encodes MLELTNLRASYGRTPILRDVDVAVDDGEIVGIMGKNGVGKTTLVKAVMGLLDADDGTIVFDGEDVTDDPADVRARRGIGYIPQGRDVFPELTVEENLRMGETINESSTDLQYEAVYDYFPILEERAEQDAGTMSGGQQQMLAIGRALIGNPDLLLLDEPSEGVQPSIVQDLTRDLTQVNEELGTTILFVEQNLHVVQNLAERCYAIDKGTIVDELGPDRLESRDAVTEYLAV; translated from the coding sequence ATGCTCGAACTCACCAACCTACGCGCATCGTACGGACGGACGCCAATCCTTCGGGACGTCGACGTGGCAGTCGACGACGGCGAGATCGTCGGCATCATGGGCAAAAATGGCGTCGGCAAGACGACGCTTGTCAAAGCCGTGATGGGGCTGCTCGATGCCGACGACGGAACGATCGTCTTCGACGGTGAGGACGTGACGGACGATCCCGCAGACGTTCGCGCTCGTCGCGGGATCGGGTACATTCCGCAGGGGCGGGACGTCTTTCCCGAATTGACCGTCGAAGAGAACCTCCGAATGGGCGAGACGATAAACGAATCGAGCACCGACCTCCAGTACGAGGCGGTCTACGATTACTTCCCCATCCTCGAGGAGCGGGCCGAGCAGGACGCCGGAACGATGAGCGGCGGCCAACAGCAGATGCTCGCGATCGGTCGCGCGTTGATCGGCAACCCCGATCTGCTGTTGCTCGACGAGCCCTCGGAAGGCGTCCAACCCTCGATCGTACAGGATCTCACGAGGGACCTCACCCAGGTCAACGAGGAACTCGGGACGACGATCCTCTTCGTCGAGCAGAACCTCCACGTCGTGCAGAATCTCGCCGAACGATGCTACGCGATCGACAAGGGAACGATCGTCGACGAACTCGGGCCGGACCGACTCGAGTCTCGAGACGCCGTTACCGAGTATCTCGCGGTTTAA
- a CDS encoding DUF555 domain-containing protein, producing the protein MSNYLVAMEAAWLVRDVDKVDDAIGVAVSEAGKRLNQENMEYVEVEVGATGCPACGEPFDSAFIAADTALVGLALEMDVFNADGEEHASRIAKSEVGGALRDVPLSVVEVFETDADEDE; encoded by the coding sequence ATGAGCAATTATCTCGTCGCGATGGAAGCCGCGTGGCTCGTTCGTGATGTCGACAAGGTCGACGATGCAATCGGCGTCGCGGTAAGCGAAGCCGGAAAGCGACTCAATCAGGAGAACATGGAGTACGTCGAAGTCGAAGTCGGTGCGACGGGCTGTCCCGCCTGCGGCGAACCCTTCGACTCTGCGTTTATCGCGGCCGATACCGCGCTCGTCGGACTCGCCCTCGAGATGGATGTCTTCAACGCGGACGGGGAGGAACACGCCTCTCGAATCGCAAAGAGCGAGGTCGGCGGCGCGCTTCGAGACGTTCCCCTGTCGGTCGTCGAAGTCTTCGAAACCGACGCCGACGAAGACGAATAA
- a CDS encoding urea ABC transporter substrate-binding protein, whose translation MTGRSISRREVLAGGGVSGLAGLAGCVAEAGVLGMQSGSDGPTLAVLEDRSQDFALTGTPKYRTTILAIEEINRDGGILGEEIDVFAPDPQSDNMLYQDLTRYAIYREDADAIWAGYSSATREAIRPIINEHEQLYFYTTQYEGGVCDKTVFPLGATARQQLGAVVPYMIEEYGDEIYTIAADYNFGQLSGDWVRIIAEEHGAKVIGEEHIPLSESQFGSTINRIQSADPDFVMSMLVGQTHSSFYEQRLASGLTNIPIGTSTNMAQEYEHLRIDPPALKDVYAGVNYMEELPTDRNEAFVERYYERWDDAEYINQEAQNNYFSVYLYKEAVERAGTFETDAVIEELEGGIEVEAPEGDVALDPATHHIEHNMHVAQSDETHEITFEDAGTIGPAFLEEVGCDLTSEAEQTQYEPGAYYEGI comes from the coding sequence GTGACCGGCCGCAGCATCTCCCGGCGGGAGGTTCTCGCCGGCGGTGGGGTGTCCGGCCTCGCTGGACTTGCAGGATGCGTCGCCGAAGCGGGCGTGCTCGGCATGCAATCCGGCTCCGACGGGCCGACGCTCGCCGTCCTCGAGGATCGGTCGCAGGACTTCGCACTGACAGGGACGCCGAAGTATCGGACGACAATACTGGCGATCGAGGAGATCAACCGCGACGGGGGGATTCTGGGCGAGGAGATCGACGTCTTCGCTCCCGATCCCCAGTCGGACAACATGTTGTATCAGGATCTGACCCGCTACGCGATCTATCGGGAAGACGCCGACGCGATATGGGCGGGCTACTCGAGCGCGACGCGGGAGGCGATCCGTCCGATCATCAACGAACACGAACAGCTGTATTTCTATACGACCCAGTACGAGGGCGGCGTCTGCGATAAGACGGTTTTCCCGCTGGGCGCGACGGCCCGCCAGCAACTCGGTGCGGTCGTCCCCTACATGATCGAAGAGTACGGCGACGAAATCTACACGATCGCCGCCGACTATAACTTCGGACAGCTGTCGGGCGACTGGGTCCGGATCATCGCAGAGGAACACGGTGCGAAAGTCATCGGCGAGGAACACATTCCCCTTAGTGAGTCCCAGTTCGGGTCGACGATCAATCGAATCCAGTCGGCCGATCCTGATTTCGTGATGTCGATGCTCGTCGGACAGACCCACTCGTCGTTCTACGAACAGCGACTGGCGAGCGGGCTGACGAATATTCCGATCGGCACGTCGACGAACATGGCACAGGAGTACGAACACCTGCGGATAGACCCGCCTGCCCTGAAGGACGTCTACGCCGGCGTCAACTACATGGAGGAGCTCCCGACCGACCGCAACGAGGCGTTCGTCGAGCGCTACTACGAGCGCTGGGACGATGCGGAATACATCAACCAGGAGGCCCAGAACAACTACTTCTCGGTCTATCTCTACAAGGAGGCGGTCGAGCGCGCCGGCACCTTCGAAACCGACGCCGTAATCGAGGAACTCGAGGGCGGAATCGAGGTCGAAGCGCCGGAAGGCGACGTTGCGCTCGATCCGGCGACACACCACATAGAACACAACATGCACGTTGCACAGTCGGACGAAACCCACGAGATCACGTTCGAGGATGCGGGCACGATCGGCCCCGCGTTCCTCGAGGAGGTCGGGTGCGACCTGACCAGCGAGGCCGAACAGACCCAGTACGAACCCGGCGCATATTACGAGGGGATCTAA
- a CDS encoding ABC transporter ATP-binding protein yields the protein MGVSDPTVKPTPAVDETGEGSSRVLQTRGLTKHFGGLTATDEVDFALEEGELRCLIGPNGAGKSTFINLLTGQLEASAGSIYYDGRDITELSPHERVGRGISMKFQVPSIYEEFTVAQNLRIPLQQVVDADEYGSRTRKILERFDLLAERETTASDLSHGQQQRLEIGMAMAMEPKLMLLDEPVAGLSVEETADIAELFEEITADDGVALIVIEHDIDFVESIADRVTVLDQGSIFREGSIEEIRADSEVKRIYLGDDH from the coding sequence ATGGGGGTCAGCGATCCGACCGTCAAACCGACGCCCGCGGTCGACGAAACCGGCGAGGGATCCTCGCGTGTGCTCCAGACGAGAGGACTGACCAAACACTTCGGCGGGCTCACCGCAACCGACGAGGTCGACTTCGCGCTCGAGGAGGGCGAACTGCGCTGTCTCATCGGACCCAACGGAGCCGGAAAGAGCACGTTCATCAATCTGCTCACCGGTCAGCTCGAGGCCTCCGCGGGGTCGATCTACTACGACGGCCGCGATATCACGGAGCTGTCGCCTCACGAGCGCGTCGGGCGAGGGATCAGTATGAAGTTTCAGGTTCCCAGCATCTACGAGGAGTTCACTGTGGCCCAAAACCTTCGTATTCCGCTCCAGCAGGTCGTCGACGCCGACGAGTACGGGTCGCGAACGCGTAAAATCTTAGAGCGGTTCGATCTGCTCGCCGAGCGCGAGACGACCGCGTCGGATCTCTCGCACGGACAACAACAGCGATTGGAGATCGGGATGGCGATGGCCATGGAGCCGAAACTCATGCTCCTCGACGAACCAGTCGCCGGGCTCTCGGTCGAAGAAACCGCCGATATCGCCGAACTGTTCGAGGAAATCACAGCGGACGACGGCGTCGCCCTGATCGTGATCGAACACGACATCGACTTCGTCGAATCGATCGCGGATCGGGTGACCGTCCTCGATCAGGGCTCGATTTTCCGCGAGGGCTCGATCGAGGAGATCAGGGCCGATTCCGAAGTCAAGCGGATTTACCTGGGGGACGATCACTAA
- a CDS encoding cold-shock protein, which yields MANGKVDFFNDTGGYGFISTDDGDLDDDEDVFFHMEDVGGEDLTEGTEVEFDIESSPKGPRAANVVRQ from the coding sequence ATGGCAAACGGTAAGGTTGATTTCTTCAACGACACTGGCGGCTACGGTTTCATTTCGACTGATGACGGCGACCTCGACGACGACGAAGACGTTTTCTTCCATATGGAGGATGTCGGCGGCGAAGACCTCACGGAAGGTACTGAGGTCGAGTTCGACATCGAGTCCTCGCCCAAGGGGCCTCGTGCGGCGAACGTCGTCCGACAGTAA
- a CDS encoding urease subunit beta, with the protein MSEFVPGELKTAEEPVVINEGRETTAVTVENTGDRPVQVGSHFHFFEANPGLSFDRTEAYGFRLNIPAGTAIRFEPGCEREVDLVAIGGDRIVHGMGGLVNGPLDDEDVRERALERAASYGYQGVDLPEDDR; encoded by the coding sequence ATGAGTGAGTTCGTCCCCGGGGAGCTCAAGACGGCCGAGGAACCGGTCGTGATAAACGAGGGGAGAGAAACGACGGCAGTAACCGTCGAGAACACCGGCGATCGGCCCGTACAGGTCGGTTCGCACTTTCACTTCTTCGAAGCGAATCCCGGCCTCTCGTTCGACCGTACCGAGGCCTACGGATTTCGGCTGAACATTCCGGCCGGCACCGCGATCAGGTTCGAACCCGGTTGCGAGCGCGAGGTCGACCTCGTGGCCATCGGCGGCGACCGCATCGTTCACGGAATGGGCGGACTGGTAAACGGTCCCCTCGACGACGAGGACGTACGAGAACGCGCACTCGAGCGAGCAGCGTCGTACGGCTATCAAGGGGTCGATCTCCCGGAGGACGACCGATGA
- the urtB gene encoding urea ABC transporter, permease protein UrtB, with translation MAGIGLLNFGFEFLEIFAFIVLATVGLAVIFGMMGIINLAHGEFILVGAYATTFAFAAGLPLSLAMVAGVVVTAIFGLVLERLIIRHLYGRLLDSMVVTWGVSLVMIQLVRIAFGNSAPGIGIPFGELPVVDGPAYYLVLGVIAVAVLGGLYALFMWTDFGVRARATMQDAETARSMGVDTDKMYMSTFTIGSALAGFTGALYAPVMTITPQYGTGFLVEAFVAVVVGGSSVIVGTLLASGFLGSVNAVFTNVTESTFIGLVAMLLAAIVAIRLMPDGITGFLAKFRQRWGENR, from the coding sequence ATGGCGGGAATCGGACTCCTGAATTTCGGCTTCGAGTTCCTCGAGATATTCGCGTTCATCGTGCTCGCGACGGTCGGGCTCGCGGTGATCTTCGGCATGATGGGAATCATCAATCTCGCCCACGGCGAGTTCATCCTCGTCGGAGCCTACGCGACGACGTTCGCGTTCGCCGCCGGCCTGCCGCTGTCGCTCGCGATGGTGGCCGGCGTCGTCGTGACGGCGATTTTCGGACTCGTCCTCGAGCGGCTCATCATCCGTCACCTCTACGGACGGTTGCTCGACTCGATGGTCGTCACCTGGGGGGTCAGCCTCGTGATGATCCAGCTGGTGCGGATCGCGTTCGGAAACTCCGCTCCCGGTATCGGAATTCCCTTCGGCGAACTTCCGGTCGTGGACGGTCCCGCCTACTACCTCGTCCTCGGCGTGATCGCCGTCGCCGTCCTCGGGGGACTCTACGCGCTGTTCATGTGGACGGATTTCGGCGTCCGCGCACGCGCGACGATGCAAGACGCGGAAACTGCACGCAGCATGGGCGTCGACACCGACAAGATGTACATGTCGACGTTCACCATTGGCTCGGCGCTCGCGGGCTTTACCGGGGCGCTGTACGCGCCGGTGATGACGATCACGCCCCAGTACGGGACCGGATTCCTCGTCGAGGCCTTCGTCGCCGTCGTCGTCGGCGGGTCGTCGGTCATCGTCGGGACGTTGCTGGCCAGTGGCTTTCTCGGATCGGTCAACGCGGTGTTCACGAACGTCACCGAGAGCACGTTCATCGGACTGGTCGCGATGTTGCTCGCCGCGATCGTCGCGATTCGCTTGATGCCCGACGGAATCACCGGCTTCCTTGCAAAGTTTCGCCAACGGTGGGGTGAGAACCGATGA
- a CDS encoding ABC transporter permease subunit: MSQGASDGLHARVTGLLGGPNMMGNSPAFWAGLAVAVVLLAALPVLFGYYAAEIGSVFLAYALLGMSLAFIWGYCGILSFGQVAFFGIGGYTFGIVAINVSTVTGPTLGLVAALAVSTLFAAILGYFMFYGGVRDVYVTILTLVVALVLHTFMGQTAGGEWAVGDARLGGFNGMSGVPDLGIGIGSIGYEIGIVAHYYVTLGAVVATYLGLRVLLNSRFGYAIVATREDETRTELFGYNTTFIKFAVFTIGGAVAGLSGVLFTTQNNYIDPSVFGITAAALPVVWASVGGRTSLLGTVGAALAIQFIDYQLAISGSEWALVLIGSLLVFVVLVIPEGVAPRIHEFVRDRRTTSTPGAPPDSDGPANAEEVSD; the protein is encoded by the coding sequence ATGAGCCAAGGCGCAAGCGACGGGCTTCACGCCAGAGTTACTGGCCTCCTCGGTGGTCCAAATATGATGGGGAACTCGCCCGCGTTCTGGGCTGGACTGGCAGTCGCCGTGGTGCTTCTCGCCGCGTTGCCGGTCCTCTTTGGCTACTACGCAGCGGAGATCGGCTCCGTCTTCCTCGCGTACGCGTTGCTCGGCATGAGCCTCGCGTTCATCTGGGGCTACTGCGGCATCCTGAGCTTCGGTCAGGTGGCGTTTTTCGGCATCGGCGGCTACACCTTCGGGATCGTCGCGATCAACGTCTCGACGGTGACCGGCCCGACGCTCGGACTGGTCGCAGCGCTCGCCGTTTCGACACTCTTCGCCGCGATCCTCGGCTACTTCATGTTCTACGGCGGCGTCCGGGACGTCTACGTCACGATTCTCACGCTCGTCGTCGCGCTCGTCTTGCACACCTTCATGGGCCAGACCGCGGGTGGCGAGTGGGCGGTCGGCGACGCCCGTCTCGGCGGGTTCAACGGCATGAGCGGCGTCCCGGACCTCGGAATCGGGATCGGCTCGATCGGGTACGAAATCGGAATCGTCGCTCACTACTACGTGACCCTGGGCGCGGTCGTGGCGACCTACCTCGGACTTCGCGTGCTGCTCAACAGCCGGTTCGGGTACGCAATCGTCGCGACCCGCGAAGACGAAACGCGGACCGAGCTGTTCGGCTACAACACGACGTTCATCAAGTTCGCCGTCTTCACGATCGGCGGCGCTGTCGCCGGGTTGAGCGGCGTGTTGTTCACGACCCAGAACAACTACATCGACCCGAGCGTCTTCGGAATTACGGCGGCTGCACTCCCCGTCGTCTGGGCGAGCGTCGGCGGTCGCACGTCCCTGCTCGGAACCGTCGGTGCCGCCCTCGCGATCCAGTTCATCGACTACCAACTCGCCATCTCCGGGAGCGAGTGGGCGCTGGTGCTGATCGGCTCGCTGCTCGTGTTCGTCGTGCTCGTGATACCGGAAGGCGTCGCACCGCGAATTCACGAGTTCGTCCGTGACCGTCGAACCACGTCGACGCCCGGAGCGCCGCCCGATAGCGATGGACCCGCGAACGCCGAGGAGGTGAGCGACTGA
- a CDS encoding NADPH:quinone reductase: protein MRAVRYHEHGDADALELEEIPTPEPDEDEVLVEVSAAGINPVDTYFREGSYSPAALPWIPGSDFAGTVEAVGAEVTAFEPGERVFGTGLGKDIPGTCAEYVASPTDRIATLPDGVSFETGAALGVPAVTAWRSLIDHAELEPAERCLIHGGSGGVGHAAVQIAAATGAEVTTTASPEHHEKLESLGADVVLDYARDDLEDAVITAGAPDVILDHRLDDYLQFDADVATQGTRVVGIGNTVPEAGFSNVPAARSKELRIHLISMFNTPDLAAVLRRVATLLSSGKLSAEIDRTYDLTEVSEAHDAVISESFFGKLVVTP, encoded by the coding sequence ATGAGAGCCGTTCGATACCACGAACACGGCGACGCGGACGCACTGGAACTCGAGGAGATCCCCACGCCCGAACCCGACGAAGACGAGGTGCTCGTCGAGGTCAGCGCTGCGGGTATCAACCCCGTCGATACCTACTTCCGGGAGGGATCGTATTCGCCCGCGGCACTGCCGTGGATTCCCGGATCGGATTTCGCCGGGACCGTCGAGGCCGTCGGTGCCGAGGTAACCGCGTTCGAGCCGGGAGAGCGGGTGTTCGGCACCGGACTCGGAAAGGATATTCCGGGAACGTGTGCGGAGTACGTCGCGTCGCCGACCGACAGAATCGCGACGCTACCGGATGGGGTTTCGTTCGAGACCGGTGCGGCCCTCGGCGTTCCCGCGGTCACCGCCTGGCGGTCGCTGATCGACCACGCCGAACTCGAGCCGGCGGAGCGCTGTCTTATCCACGGCGGGAGCGGGGGCGTCGGTCACGCCGCAGTACAGATCGCGGCCGCGACCGGGGCCGAGGTGACGACGACGGCCTCGCCGGAGCACCACGAGAAACTCGAGTCCCTCGGGGCCGATGTCGTACTCGATTATGCGCGCGACGACCTCGAGGACGCGGTCATCACCGCGGGCGCTCCCGACGTGATTCTCGATCACCGACTCGACGACTACCTCCAGTTCGACGCGGACGTCGCGACGCAGGGGACTCGAGTCGTCGGCATCGGCAATACGGTTCCAGAGGCCGGCTTCTCGAACGTCCCGGCGGCGCGCTCGAAGGAGCTTCGGATCCACCTGATCAGCATGTTCAATACGCCGGATCTCGCCGCGGTGCTTCGCCGCGTCGCCACGTTGCTCTCGAGCGGGAAGCTATCGGCGGAGATCGACCGGACCTACGACCTGACGGAGGTTTCGGAGGCGCACGACGCCGTGATTTCCGAGAGCTTCTTCGGAAAACTGGTCGTCACGCCGTAG
- a CDS encoding CBS domain-containing protein: MELPTPADLRQRRTDLGLTQSELAEKASVSQPLIARIEGGDVDPRLSTLRRIVTALEEAESDVIRAEDLMNEAVVSVSPDEPISEAARKMETEAYSQLAVIQDGIPVGSISQSDLVHLDSESRDESIDTHMSESFPTVSKDATLDEISNLLEHYKAVMITEAGETIGIITEADLTARLS; encoded by the coding sequence ATGGAGTTACCGACGCCCGCGGACCTCCGACAGCGCCGCACCGATCTCGGGCTGACCCAGAGCGAACTTGCCGAGAAGGCAAGCGTCTCCCAACCGTTGATCGCCCGGATCGAAGGCGGGGACGTTGATCCACGGCTCTCGACGCTACGTCGAATAGTCACCGCTCTCGAGGAGGCAGAAAGCGACGTTATCCGAGCCGAGGACCTCATGAACGAAGCGGTCGTCAGCGTCTCGCCCGACGAACCGATCAGCGAGGCCGCTCGCAAGATGGAGACCGAAGCCTACTCCCAACTCGCCGTGATTCAGGATGGGATTCCGGTCGGTTCGATCAGTCAGAGCGATCTGGTCCACCTCGATTCCGAATCTCGAGACGAGTCCATCGACACCCACATGAGTGAGAGTTTCCCGACGGTCTCGAAAGACGCCACTCTCGATGAGATCAGCAACCTCCTCGAGCACTACAAGGCGGTCATGATAACCGAAGCGGGGGAAACGATCGGGATCATCACCGAGGCGGACCTGACGGCTCGACTGTCCTGA
- the tenA gene encoding thiaminase II, producing MAFSDQLLEAGDHIWEAQKDHPFVRELATGELEEEAFLTWVRQDYRYLLDYARVFAIAGTKARDEETMTHLLEVAHTVLDYEMDLHREFAADYGIDRAELESVQKSPTCIAYTNYLVRTAHEGSLAEIAAAIYPCGQGYLDIAAHMAELADDEHRYTPFIEKYTSDDFREAVDWMRAFVDRCGERYPGEHEAMEEAFLTCARLEAQFWEMAYTREKWDL from the coding sequence ATGGCGTTCAGTGACCAGTTGCTCGAGGCGGGCGACCACATCTGGGAGGCACAGAAAGACCACCCCTTCGTTCGGGAACTCGCGACGGGTGAACTCGAGGAGGAGGCGTTTCTCACCTGGGTGCGTCAAGACTACCGATACTTACTCGACTACGCGCGCGTGTTCGCCATCGCCGGGACGAAAGCGCGGGACGAAGAGACCATGACGCACCTGCTCGAGGTCGCACACACCGTCCTCGACTACGAGATGGACCTCCACCGGGAGTTCGCCGCCGACTACGGCATCGACCGGGCGGAACTCGAGTCGGTGCAGAAATCCCCGACGTGCATCGCGTACACGAACTATCTCGTCCGCACCGCTCACGAAGGATCGCTGGCCGAAATCGCGGCCGCGATCTATCCCTGCGGGCAGGGGTATCTCGACATCGCAGCACACATGGCCGAACTCGCCGACGACGAACACCGGTACACGCCGTTTATCGAAAAGTACACGAGCGACGACTTCCGCGAGGCCGTCGACTGGATGCGAGCGTTCGTCGACCGCTGTGGCGAACGGTATCCCGGCGAACACGAGGCCATGGAGGAGGCGTTCCTGACCTGCGCCCGTCTCGAGGCCCAGTTCTGGGAGATGGCCTATACTCGAGAGAAGTGGGATCTGTAG